The Nymphaea colorata isolate Beijing-Zhang1983 chromosome 11, ASM883128v2, whole genome shotgun sequence genome includes the window ATGATCTTGGAGGAATTGCTGCATATAAAATTAATCATAAATTTGCAAAGAAatatctttttgtttcttgagaaaagaCGGGAAACATGCCTATCATTATTTGATGGAATAGTTGCATCAGTGccttgttgtttgaggaaaccTTCAACTTCAATTGGTCCCTTTTAAAGTAATTCTTGACCTTGGAATTGCCAAATCATATTTGTGATATATCCAACTTCATCTAGTTTCACTGTGTCATAGAATCCAAGATCCTCAATTGATTTCAGTTGCATTCAATCAACCATGTCAAATATTTACTATTTTATGTAGGCTTTTTGTCCCATTTCTcctcaagttgtttttatatttCATGGTTGTGACTATCACATTATAGAAGCCACCATCTAACTTCACAATGTAATGTTACATCTTCCTTAGTGCAATGTCAATATTATAAACTAAAAACACATAATGCAGAATATAAACAATGTAACTTTATCATGTGTCCTTAACAAATGGGCCACAAACAAAGGTCCCACAAAATTGTAATGATTACGTTCAGAGTAACACAACAAAATTTCCATTTGAAAGCTTGTTAACACCATTCTTACTTGACAACCACTTCTTGAATATGTTGTGATGACATCATACATCCATTCATGACCTATGATGTAGTGGATGTGAATTATATGTACTGTACAAATTTACCTTCGTAATTGGCAGAGCATGGTTTATCCTACAACACAATTATATTGTCTATGTGATTGGAACATAGTTTGACATGTCCTAAGCAAATATATGCTCTACTCTATCATAGTGGTGCATTAGTGAGTGCACATCATATATAACGTGTGACACACTCATTGTAACGATTTACGTCTTACCAGGACGGGTTGGATTGGGTCCAGACCCATGCCCGAAATCCATCGCGtgaagaggagcccgacgcccGCTCTCCACCTTCATCTCCCTGTCACTGGTTCATTGTGACGCAGTGAAAACCGGAGGTGGAAGAGAGTGCAACGGCGACAGAGGTGAAGGGCAGTGGCCGCGCACAGGTACTTCTCCCCCTCGCcgttcgatctctctctctctcttgcaagcTCTCACACCCTCTCATGTTCTCTCCCATCTTTAGTCTCCCTCTCTCCTGCCTTTCCCTGCTTCCCCTGAGCCATGTCGCCccttcttgatttttttccctctctgttTTGAGTCCCCTTAGCCCTCTACTCACACTCTATATCCCGCCAGCTCTGCTCGCATTCTTACTACTACCAGCTTCTTTCACTCGCAGCCTATTCTCACTCTTTTGTTTGCTGTTTGGTTGGATTGCAGCTAGGAAAGTCCGCCTTCCCCCTCCTACCAGAAATTAGGTCGTGTTGTTGGCCACGACAGCAAACAATCACTGGCATTGGTGCTTAGTCGAGCGGTTGGTGTGGCTGGTGGGAGCATTACAACAGCTAAGACCCTAAGTGTGAGGTTAGCGAGGCCCAATCGAACCTAAATTGTCTAATGTTTTCTATTAGtgtatgtataattattatttgagcatacTAGATTCAAGATtggatgatttagaatgcacGTTCAAGACTTTACTATATTCGGGAAGGTGTAGGACTGTTTTAGAGAGATGAGAATCTATGTGTAAAACTATCTTTTTAGCATAATGGGTTAGTTTTTGAAGCGGTTAGGAAGCATGGTATAGATTTGATGTTATAGAGAAGGTTTAGAACTATTTTAGTGAACTTGTGATGTATGCTACTATTGATGTGCATATTGTGTCACCTGTTAGGGAAGAATATGTATATTGGGAAGCCCAATTactgggaagacgcctcaactaagaaaTGTATTGGTGATAGGTTGAATTGAAGTTTTGAGTTTAATtgtttggtcacaacctcaaagagttgggaagaagTCTATTGGAGGGCTTTATGAGCTGAtactacctgtcgacacccttTTGAGGCGATGACCTACACCTCAATGATCACATTTCGTATTTGTATAGATTTTTAAAAGCGAAATGAGTAGAAATCTTATCACATGATTATTTTTGTAGGTACACCTGGCACGTCGAGTAGACCTTGAGTGGCAAGATCAGAAGCTTGAGGCAATTTTGGGTGATTTTTGTGATGCACGataggtatggcagcattccaagcaaatccctgTTTGGGACCAACTTTAGAATGCATGCCTttcaggatcgttggatcctatgattgtcTTGTGATTGAATAaatgtatgcatgtgattgaatgattatgaGATTAGTTGAATGTTTTTAAACTACTATGCAAATGGCATATGCATGCTAGTAATTAACTGCTTGGGACAAATTAGGcagggtatcgagtcgagtatctcttCGACCCCGATcatgcattagaaaacatcatAGAATGGTATTTGTATAGGACAACTACGAGACAATTACAGATCGAGACTACCctttgtggtttggctaagttttgtaagatgtgattgatgtgtttgattgaagtaaatgttgcaatatttttcgtgtgcattgccatgggcatgATGTAATTGAATGACTTTGAAGGATAGATATACTCGTAAAGTTAGGACGGCTAGTTAAGAGTATAGACTGTGTGTGTAGCCCTCGTAGGGAGGTGACTTGAGCTGTGGGTGCAgttgtgaagtgaaccaacctcatgtgctagccagtcattttgtgaatgtgtttttataatgataaattaataaagaataatagatgAAAGGCCAATGAGTTATGGCAATGTATTTGGGAGATGTCCCGCCCTCGCCATTGGTCTCGGCTGCTCGGAGCGCAGacagtgcaaggccccaggatatcattgtgtgatgtACTTAGAGCGTTGGTCTCTTGCATTCCCACCctggtgtcctagggaaggctgagcaactctccTTGTAATTTacacatccatggacgagtgTTCTACCGCTGCAGTGTGAACGGATTTGTATCGTTTCCAgccaccacaggggttgtctcCTAACTGTACGTCACCCATGgtatgcacatgcatgtgtttgcacccatagaaactgtcaattcactaaagctaatgtaaatgaaatgattgtaaATAAAAAGAATGTGAATAAAGTGAATGTGAATATGCATGTGAAAATTGAGTGCGttattgagaaatatgaagtgattttgtatgaattgaaatttaCTACATAATGAAAAGTTTGTCCCATTGTCTTTTGATATGCATAGCtccttttgaatcgttgtgtcgtCGTACCTCGGTGTTTTacgttttaacaaaaaaaaaaaattgaggataAAATGGTTAGGGTGTGACACTCATACTATGATGGTCAAACCCAAAACATATGTAACATAAAACTTTGTGTCTATAGAAAAGGACATTTCTCTACATTGCTAAATATACATAACAAGCCTCACAACAAAAATGGGCCAATAATGGCATCAATCACAAATTCTTAAGCAAATGTATATTCTACTCTTTCATAGTGCCAAGTTAGTGAGTGCACATCATATATAACACATGCCACACACATACTATGGTGGTCAAACCCAAGACATGCATAACATAAAAGTTTGTGTCTATGGAAAAGGTTGTCGTTCTGCATTGCCAAATATATAATCAGCCTCACAACAAAAATTATGGGCAAAGAATGACATCAATCACGAACTATACCAAACAAATATATTCTACTCTATCACAATGGAGTGTTAGTGAGTGCACATCATATATAACATGTCACACAATCATACTATGATAGTCAAACCCAaaacatatataacaaaaaacatTGTGTCTCTAGAAAAGGATGTCACTCTACACTGCAAAAATATACATAGCCAGCCTCACAACAAAAAGCATGGGAAAAGAATGATATCAATCACGATCGAGAAGCACCCACCTCCATTGAGTGAGTATATGTTGAATGTATTAGACATAAACTTGAAGTATGACCTAACCCCAGGGTTTTCAATGCATAATCCAAATAAACTGCAAGACACAAATAACATAAATGTGTTAACACACAATATAACCAATCTATACAACCAAACAATCACCATACATGACATATTTGAGCAGAAACATACAGACCCACACACACAGTCCTAAGCACTGAGCGATGATGAATTTCCCATTGGAATGCATATCATTACACATAAGACCGTTGTGCTGCTTACAGTCTCCACATGAAGACTGAGTCACCGAAGACAAAAGAACATACAGTAACCCCAGTTGTGACTCCAAACTAAGCAGAGCTCAACTATCACTGCTATAGGAGCattgtttcactttttccaCGGAAATGAACTCCTCGCTAGTAGCCTGAGTGAGGAGCACTTCAATAATAAGTCCATTTTTCGGAAGCATGCCCTTGCACCATGCACCTAACCCTTTTTACAGTGGGCTTGACTGCACTCTTTCAATAAAGTTTGTTCACGGGACCATTGCCTTGTGTCCATTTCATGCTTAGGCTCACAATACAATATCAACATACCACATATGCCCATATCACATTATCCAATACAATATACTGAGAAGTGCATAATACAATCATCGTATAACATCATATAACAAGGTTCACATGCCTGAAATGACATCCATGTAACTACTTGTCTGTCAATGCCCAGTCAAAATACAATACATATCGAAGATGTCCACTCACAATCATAACATGGTCAAGGTGTCAACAATCCCTGCATGAAATCATCATACATCAGTAtgtataataataaagaaagactAAGTATGTGCAATGTTGTTAGTACTCACGAGAAACCGTATCATGCTATTCAACACATGCCATAATCAATTAATGGCTTGCAAACCGCAAAAATAGGAGAACACAATTCCCCCGTCCATTAGAGGGAATCAGCATGGTACCTCTTCACAACATGCCCTAGGGCTAAACTTCACCCATCAAGGCGATTAATGCTCATATTGGGTTGCCCATTCGCCTGAATATGCTAACTCATGGGTGAGTACCTAGTGGTCAAAATGCACACTAGCACATGGTAGTGCTCAAAACAAAGGATATATATTTTCGAAGTCTGCGTACCAGTATGCAAAAAGGTTTAGGCTTGCAGCTGCCAAGAAATAGCTGACCCAATTTGGTTGAGGACGGGCCATGGTTGGCTAGTGCTGCCAACCCAAGGCGTCACTTACGGCCAATTAACCCAATTCGTTGCATAAGTTGTGATGGTGAACTTCTGGGTGAGCAAGAGTGTTACAAATTatcacccaaaaaaagaaaggaagctcCTTCCCCTACTCTCGACATATAGAGCTATGCTAGTGTTTAAAGTGGGCTAATGTGTGCCAATTGAGATTGAACCacgttataaaaaaaaaaaaatgataaacttttgGGTGAGCGAGATGATTATGATCTACCACCTGAAAAAAGCTCAAGTACCTCTCCCTTCCCCCCACCTCTCGGGTCCAGGCCTGCACTGATACCTAATGTATGCCCAATAAGCTTCTATTTGGACAAAGGAGATGGTGCTCACAGGAATAAATTTGGACATGTTATTAATGTGCCCCCAGCCGGACCACAGGAATCAAATTGGACATGTCGTTAATGTGCCCTGCCTGACCAGCTATAATGTGAACCTTAAGGCACCAAATTTTGAGGAGTTTAAAGCAtattatttacatgtaaaaattaaagATCACCAAAGGTAGACCTTCATCAAACCTTTATCAAACCAACCATGTAGACATCCACATATTTGTTGAAGACGCCTGCAACATTAAGCGTCTAAAGGTATTTCACATATGTTTTGTCTACATTGCAAGCAATTGGTCTCTGGTGATTAATAAATGCATTGACTTGTTTAGAAAGCTTTATACCAAAGAAAAGAAGCTTTTTTATATGTAAGCTAGAAGaaggaacattttttttttaactattccCTAACAAAAGTTATTAATGAAGTTATCcatttcaaagaaaacacattAACATAATCTTGTTGCCTATTTGTTGGGACTCCGCAAGTGGGTTACATAATTGAGATCCAATATAGGCTCGAGCTGCAGCCAATGTATCATATGAAGCTAGGAGTTAGTTTTGCTTATATTTAAATTTAACCACGTGCGTGGATTTACATGACGGGTTTGATACGAATCAGCTCTTGGCTTGCCACAACAGTTTATAAGAGATTCTATAGCATTTGTTGAAAGAACAATAACAAGTTCTTTATGAACCTGAAATACATACTTATAGATTAAAATAAACATGATCAGCCGTAGGGACCCGTCAGAACCCTTATCAAAACAGCCATGTAGATCACTGTCTTATACTACAGGGTCCAATACAGCCGACAGTGTTAGGCTTCTAAAATGCTTTTTCAGGCAAGCTTTTGTTCTAAACCATAAGTTTCAACCTCCTTTCCACCATTTCCTCACATAACCACGGGAAATTTTGCCTCCTCATCTCCACTCCACAACCTCCATTCAAGTACTGCACCACCAAAAAGGTTAGATAAGGTATGTGTTGTATGCTGTTATTTCTGCAGGGGACCACTAATGTTCTCATCTGTGTTTTGCTGCTACGGTTTCTCTTCACAGCAACATTAGTTACCTCTCATCAGCACTCACTGGACGCACAAAGGTGAAGTCTCCCTATCGTgatctctcttttatttttttataggACGCCATTAATTCCTCatttgttgtgtgtgtgtgtgtgtatgtgagagagagagagagagagagagagagatgcaaagaAAAGGCCGTTTTAATTCAGGAGGAAAACAATTTCTAATAAGAGAGGCAGAGCCAAGTGGAAAATTATTTTAGGACGGAAATCATGTTATGATGGATATCATCGaaactttatatttttgcaGAGTACCAATTCATGGTTCTACTACATCATAAAGAattaaccaaaataattaaagCAAAGAACATGGAACTTTTACCAAACAAAACCCACAACAGCTGACGAAACAAAGTGAACTTAAAGGAATATTGATCATTTAATATAAGAATTACCGAGGGTGACATATTTACAGGATATATCTAACTGGAATAATGATGAAGCCAGCCAAGAATGACCCCCTGATGCTATTGATCCAGCGGAATCCATTCCAGATCTAATTCTACCTCTCCAGTCTCCACATTTTGAAGCTTCAGATGGACATCTTGCTTTACCCTCCCATCTACAATGCTTATGATACTGTCATCCAGAAGGGCATTGTCCCTTGAAGCCAACCATTTCCCAATCTGCATGTTGCCAAGAGAACTCGGGTCATCAAAAGCTGTGGCAGCAGTTATAAGTGGCTGCACGTCAATCTCGGCCTCTCCCATGATGTCATCAGCAGAGAACGTGTCATGATCGAATACTTTCTgcataaatcattctcattagacaTTGAATAAttgataaattaaaacaaaaaagaaaaatgcaataGACTTCGTCACACTTAAAAGAGATATGCTTTAACTTTGTGAAGTTGAAGGTTGATTTTACACTTTATTGTCCTCAAAACTTTAATCAAGAGAAACGACTGGAAAGGAGAAAAATCTTCAACCCTCTAAACAGGATCAAGCTTGTGTGGGACAAAGCTATCAGAAATTCAGAATTTATCCAACTTTAAACTCTCCAAATCACACCGGATACATgggaaagcaaaacaaaaatgctCCTTAATCAGATACACAGAAAAGAAtgccatttaaaaaaatagaatactTAATACCTGCAGTCAAGTATCGGGGTATAAATTCATGCAAAAAGAATGTCAACCTATATATGACCTGAGATGAGCTAAAAACAGACTATCCTGATAACTCTTTCCAATTATTTTTAGTACAATAGTACAATATCATGAACAGTCAGAATAACAATCGGCAAAGGCAGTTGTCTGTGGTTTCGATACCAGTTTCAAGGGTCCGTACTTCTCTGGAACGGACAACATAAGCTCTTCATTCCACACAGGATTTAAATTACTTGGTATTACTCTTGTCTGGACCTTCTGTAAAAGAATGCAAAagtatcaaacaaaaaaatacttatgaaCAGGAGTGTAATCAAACAACTAGGGAATGTGACAATGTCATCTTATCCAGGaaataacatgatttttttcacCTGCTGGCCAATGGACAAAACCACATAAGGATCACTGCTCAGCATATCTCTAACAGCCAGATGTATGCCCCTGATTACCTTGACCTTAAGTAATCCAATGAATTCGACCATGCCAACCTGTCATCATGCCAAAAATAGGCTAATAAGAATTACCTTCTTCAATTAAATGTCATGAGGAAGGTTTCTGAATGAATATGTTCAGTGAACTGAACCATCTCTCACAATACTTTGCTATGACAAATCTCAAGGCAAGATGTGTTGCATATACCATCTCCATTGATGCACTTGCTTCTAAAAGTGGATCCCTATTCCTTCTTGAATCACTATACTGTGTAGACGAACTTCTTCCTTTGGAAAATGAAACAATCCGCAAGCTGGGTTTCAAAAATTCTTGCAGGACATATTTAGATctgcagaaaaaggaaaaagaaacatagaAGAATCTAATTTCAGAAAGTGCAGATGCTATATCAGCAAcatatttgaaaaggaaacagCATAGTGATTCACCTAATGAATTTTAGCCTTTCTTCATAAGTTGAATCAGGAATAGGTTTTGAAGAACCTTCAGGTATAAAAGCTTCATAAATAGCATTCGCAGAGATGTTGCCACCAACTTCAATCATAGACTCAATCTCTTCATCTGTCCAATCATCTAAGGTAACAGACAGTACCTGACAACAGCAATCTCAAGTTAAATTGTCATAAACCTGAATCGTAACAAGCTCCGGAAAATTTAGGTTTTATTTCTTCTAGATCTCATTATCCTTTAAAGGAAATTGAACATTCATCTGCGATTCAAAAGCAAGAGAAGGAAAACCATTTTTAGCAATATAGTAAATCCAGAAATTTTGCACAAAATTTGCAAAGGTACATCAAAATATACAAAAGCCTATTTCCAGGAAGGTCGTCTCTGAAAGGAATTTAAGTCAGTAAGTTACAGCAGGCTACCTTGGAGATATGTGTACCAAGATTTCTGTGAACACCACAGCATTTCAAGCATAAAAAGACTCCAATGTTGGCAGAACTGGAAAAATACAACATTCACCAAATTTAAAAGCTTGAAAACATATGTACAAGATTAAGCACATAGCTAGTGGGAACATAACTATTCAACGCACTAACAAAAGAATACCAAGCAAACAAGAACTTGCCACACAAAATTGTAAACTGTTGCCGTTACGCTAGAATTGAAGGAGGGAGAAAAATCACTTCCATTAGAAAGCCTAATCACAATTAAATAGTGACTAGGGACGGTAACAACAAATTACAATATAGTCTACTAGAAAGAGTAGAAATAATAAAGAACACCCCACAACTTTTCTAACATTTCATATGGCCCCTTCACACCATTATTTCTTAAaactccccttcaagttggagCATAGCTATCCATCATGCTCGGTTTGTCACAATAAAAATGTAGATCCtattgaaattagaaagtttatgtTCAAGTTTGGTAGGTTTTCTAGTTTTCTAAAGAATTAGTCTTCTTTGgccattttatatatttgtgtgtCTCTCATATGCAAGGAGATCTGCCGacccctaatctctctttaattagagattagggttagctaATGTGAGACGAATTGTTccttcccccctctctctccctctcttcctccatcGTGTTCAATGGTATCGGAGCGGTGAACATCTGGGAACCTATGTAATCAATTGGTGCTCTTCTCAACTCCTCTTCTCTCTACTCTCACGTCTGATTTGCTAGGGCAGTCTCTTCTGCGAGCATGCCTGAGCCCTTTGGGCAGCTTCTTTAGCCCAACCTAGGGTTTCTTAAAACCCTAGGTTGATGCACTCTTGAAGTCGTGTGGTGGAACAGCATAGTTGAAGTTGGGTTGTGCAGGCAAGTTTCAAAACCTAGGTCGATGCACTCTTGAAGTCGTGTGGTGGAGCAGCACAGTTGAAGTCGTGTCGTGCAGGCaagtttgaatatttttattgttgttgaagttgTGCAATGAAGCAACACAGTTGAAGTCGATGTCACGTTGAAAATTCTGAAGTTGTAGATGCCATGCCTgcaaataggtttttttttttttgctgtcgTTAAAACTGCACAGTTGTTGGTCTTCTTGTTCACGTTTGACTtgaagaagtatatatatatatatatacttagaAGATGCTGGCATAATCAGACTTGAGAGTATCTATATCTGAATTACTCCTGATGTGAATGTAAATGACGTGGAGCAGGAAGAGgttctttgtgttttttgtggGATGTTGCTGTGACATGGGTGACTATGGAAGTGGTGCTGCATGCATGACCGATGAATTACAAGTTAGGCAGCCTTTTGTGTGTTCAAACTTAAACCTGctgcaaatttttttcttttttttcgtgGTCTCCTTTTCTATCATACTTCTTCCTGCTGTGTTTCATTATGGCTGACAACAGCAAACCAAACGGTGACAAAGAATATAAAGTAGTTGGCAATCCCTTcacttatgaatctatggtcaAGGtagtgttaaaatataaatcattcaccagcacgttgaagaggagtctcttaggattccacctccttgtagaatgtgttaagatatttaatgtccttgtaacatgtgaagagtctcctaggattctatgttgtagttaatatccttgttatatgggaagtctcctaggattctatgttgtagttaatatccttgtaatatgtgaagtcttttaggtttctatgatgtaattaatgttcTTGGAGCTTGtcaaatctcctaggattctacgattggagactcttagaattctggaaatgggattataaatagaggccgtgcaaaccattttggctacggcttcttctcctcagtttcttcttgttttcattctctctctccctctctctctctctctatctctctctctctctctctctcttcctgcgtgagtgctgttttctggttacagatattggtgctagatttctatcatggtatcagagccaggttacgttatctctaccaaatgaaatgcccaaacaggtctgatctggttagaactcttttctcatcttgtctctatcctgaatttacttttctcttgcgcaattcttgtttctttttcttcttgcttacccaaggacacatcttgttatatcgtgtcttctttccctctcatcttctacctatataccattcctttctgctgtcatggaaaacctttcgcattctggcatgtcctcaagttttcttcctcatcttattaccgaaaaactcaaccatgagaattatctgatctggaaaaggcaaatcatgcctttcataagaagtcaaggcctctttggacatctcgatggttcaacaaaggctccaccaatatcgtcttacaggaaataaaaaatgaggcaggagaagttattgctgttcatgaagacaacaatcctgaacatgctatgtggatgagacgtgatcaaagtctggttgcgtatattttgtccactttatctcaacaagtgttactttcagtttctgatgattgtactgcagaagaattatgggaaacccttgctgataccttttcccaaatatcagaagctcgaattatgtacctaaagaaagaatttcagaatttgagcaaaggttcaacgtctatcatggattatttggggcgtattaaggccgtcgcagacaaacttgctgcctcagggaataacatttctgataaggaaaaggtgcagcaaaccttgaatggacttgggcatgattatcatgcttttattacagctcttgaggtccttcctgttctgccttccttcaacgaactacaaggtaaacttctccaacatgaaatgaatatgaaaagagtcattgaaaggactgatcaagggaactcccaaaatgtgttggctatgaatgtaaagtttggtaagagccatgggaactccaaccatggtggtcgtggcattctaccaacaccacataaccaaggtatgtctcctttggatacttcaagaaaaatactaatttgttttcagtgcaacaagaaaggacacatgaaggcacaatgttggtttaatcctcaaaataaaaacaaaggggtaagacatgattataaacaaggaggacaaagttctaaatccaccgctgaagatatgcaacagctattgatgaccgcattctcaaagatgactataaagcaaaatgagcagggagaatggttcttggattcaggtgcagctacccatgtgacaggaaatacaggtaaattgactaacttatcccctcattacgatagaagttgcattataacaggtgatggaaaatctcatcctattacacatattggaaatgcacatattccattgtcatcctcgtctctatcactgtctaatgttgttcttgctcccaatataaaaaagaacatcatatccatttctaaactcattgatgatacaagctcttctgttgaattcacaccttcttctgtctatgtcaaggacctccaaacgaagaaaatgttcgctagaggggagcgtcaagggaatatgtacgtcctcaaggaatgtctacccaaggattcatccacttttgatacaggattgaagacattttctctttctcataatgcatcatcagtgccaagttcttgccattttcaatcaaaagtaaggggccctaaccaatttttggagtctgatttgtggcatagtcggctaggacactgtggtcgacatttcattgaaaaacttgtcacagatagtctcattccaagatcaagtttacctcttacttcaagtgtcaaaaaatgttcaagttgtggactttgtaagagtcatgttttacctttccataatataaatcaaagggcttccaaaccttttgaaactatttttttttatgtatgggGGCCaacccctattgattccatgtctgggtcaagatattatgtcttattcattgactcttattCACGTTTCatctggatttacttcatgaaacacaaatcagaagtacctcacatatttcgaaacttctatgtcatgattcaaactaaattttcatccaatgtggtgcattttcaatgtgatggagggggagaatattcctcgcttgattttattgaatttctacgtgaaaaagggataactagacaaatttcctgcccttacacaccacaacaaaatggtgtagttgagaggaaacatcgacatatagttgaaagcgccatgagcatgatgcatgatgcatgatactaatgtgcccatttccttgtggactgaagccttccatactgctgtatacataataa containing:
- the LOC116264056 gene encoding ADP-ribosylation factor GTPase-activating protein AGD12-like, yielding MSRRKASPENLRRLKDFLLKKDNQLCADCGAPEPKWASANIGVFLCLKCCGVHRNLGTHISKVLSVTLDDWTDEEIESMIEVGGNISANAIYEAFIPEGSSKPIPDSTYEERLKFIRSKYVLQEFLKPSLRIVSFSKGRSSSTQYSDSRRNRDPLLEASASMEMVGMVEFIGLLKVKVIRGIHLAVRDMLSSDPYVVLSIGQQKVQTRVIPSNLNPVWNEELMLSVPEKYGPLKLKVFDHDTFSADDIMGEAEIDVQPLITAATAFDDPSSLGNMQIGKWLASRDNALLDDSIISIVDGRVKQDVHLKLQNVETGEVELDLEWIPLDQ